The Prionailurus bengalensis isolate Pbe53 chromosome B1, Fcat_Pben_1.1_paternal_pri, whole genome shotgun sequence genomic interval GTAGGGGATGATAGAAATGAAGGCTTTTGCGTGGTCTTAAACTGCTCTGCCAGAAAAAGCTAGAGCTTGTATAGTGTTCTACGTACAACGGAcatacagaaatatttgttgaatgaaggatcCCTGGATTCTCCACTCCTTTGCCTTTTTCATTGCTTATGGATCTGCTATTTCTACCACTTTAAGTCTGTTAATTTGAgaactttattcttatttttagaacTTCATATGACCAGCAAGTAGGTATATGGATTTTGGGTGGGTAAGGAGTAACTAAAgttaaaaatgctaataaaatccatatttttaGCCTATTTGAAATGCCTTTAATTTTGGCTTTTACAGCTTTTATAATTCTTCTGGTGAATTAAATGAGCAAGCactgaagaaaatattatcaAGTGTCAAAAAGGTATTCCCTgactttttggggtttttttggtattATATCCTAAAACTGTGTAATACTTTAACAGAAGTTTTTGGCAACATTTGTCTTCACAGTGTTCTATAAAGCAAGTGAAGAAAGAAAGGCTTTTTCCTTCCAGAAGTTCAAAGGGATTGCTCTGAGAGCAAAAccagtcattaaaaatattaatcttgTTCTCATCtttggctattcttttttttttttttttaattaaaaaaaattgttttaacttttatttatttttgagagaaacagagcatgagcgggggaggggcagagaaagagggagacacagcatccaaagcaggctccaggctctgagctgtcagcgcagagcccctgcggggcttgaacccacagaccattgagctcatgacccaagctgaagtgggatgcttaaccgcctgagccacccaggcaccccactttcttGACTATTCTAATTAGCATtgatctcttcctcttccacatTCCTACCATACCCCTTCCCATACCATTTATTCCAGGACTTAACTCATTACTGTTCTTTTACATAGCTGCAGTTAAAGCGCTTTGCTATATAGCACCTAACCTTTACTAGTATACTTGGTGTTTAGGTAAGACTTGTTGAATGATCaaaacaggtttttttccccccagatacaaaattggcgggggggggggggggggtacttgtTAAAACTTTTTGGTCTCTGAGTTGAGAATAAAAGTAGATTCagtaagtttcttttaaaaaacttccttTGTTGAAAATGCTTTGGGCTTGCCCCCTGATTATATTTGggtatttaaaaatgtacttataaaaattttttagttttaaaaagaagaaaacttttaattTCCTTAGTTTAAATGTGCAGATACAAAACTTAGTTGCTGACATTGTCATACACAGACCTTTAAGCAAAGTAGTTGCTCTTTGTTATAATTACTAAACTATAATTActaaatgagattttatttttccagttttaaaaaaaaaagtttagtaatACTAACAAATTTGTTCAGCAAATGTTACAGTTTGTAAAACCATTTCATATGATCTTACTCAATTTTGAAACCCACTTTCTAAAGGTGGTATCATTCCCatataaatttcagttaaaaGCTATTGGGTTCAATTTATTTAGCAAACCAAATATCCATATAGGAAGTAAATTTGTTTTCactgacattttcttcatttaaattttgactaaagactgattttaaaatagcaaatgataccaagaaactagaagaagttaggaattttttttctctatatgaGTAAAATAGTATCTCCATAACtgaatggaaaataatttgactACACAAGTCAGTTTACATACTTTATAAATGTAAAGTATATACTTAAGTATGTACTTTGTTTATATATGCCAAAATCTTGCTAAATTTAAGAGTGCCATTTTAAAGGTTGTCAATTTTATTGCTTGATTATGACAGTAAGACACATAATAATTGTAACCACTAAGGTCTACACctgatatttttctgtattttccctcAGGCTGTGGTTGGTTGGTACAAATTCCGACGTCATTCAGACCAGATCATGACATTTAGAGAGAGACTGCTTCATAAAAACTTACAGAAGCATCTTTCAAGCCGGGAACTGGTTTTTCTGCTGTTAACACCAAGTATAATAACAGAAAGCTGCTCTACTCATCGGCTGGAGCATGCCTTATATAAACCTCAGAAGGGGTAATGTTGGCCAGTCATTGGCTGTTTTCAGTTAATAGAAAACTATACTCAATGTTTTCATTGTACTTTTTGCAGCctaacaaatatttcaaatactgTTGCATTTGTTACAATAACCCTCTGAAGTTAGTGTACCATATTTTCTTATAGATGGGGAAGATGAAGGTTGCATAAGGAAATTAGAAGCCCAGTATGGAATGATGACTTGTGTTTTTGCCACAGAGGATTTGTTATAAGGTGGAAAAAATATGTGTACTTTGGATATGGTTCCTAAAGGACGTAATATAGAACTAATCCTAGGTACTTGAGCAGCTTTTCTATAACCtctgcaaagaaagaaacaaggttGTTCTTGGTGGTCCACCAAAATGAGTTAACAGAGACTCCCAACAGGTTATGTAAACAACATTCTCATGGgatatgaggattaagtgaaaagAGTACCAACtaagattaattttattattttttttaagtgagcttgACACCCACCCCCAGTGCATGGatttgaactcaccaccctgagatcaagacctgagctgagatcaagagtcagagacttaaccaactgagccactcaggtgcccctaagattaatttcttttaatgtttacttattttggggggagagagagagagagagagagagtataggaggggcagagagagagaggaacagaggatctgaaacaggctttgcactgacagcagagagcctgatgtaaggctcaaactcacgaaccgtgagattatgagctgagctgaagttggatgtttaacgaactgagccaccctggtgccaagattaattttattattcatggAAGACAGGATGAATCTCAACAATACTGCctatttttacatgttaaaatagATATTACAGTcttcttttaggggcgcctgggtggctctgtcgactgagtgtctaactcttggttttggctcaggtcatgatcccggggttgttggattgatccctatGTTGGGCTACATgctaagcatagagcctgcttgggattctctctctctctttctctctctctctctctgtctctgtctctctctctctgctcctctccccagttcgtgctctctaaaataaaaaaattttttagaaaggtaTTGTTTTCACAAAATTACCTTGCACGATGCACATTTCATCACTTTTAAATACCATTTGCTTCAAGTCAATAAATTTTATCTCAGGTAAGTAGTATGGAatggggtttttgtttatttttttatcttgtagGGGAAAGGTAtcctatatataatatgtataagtatatataggtatataataAGGAGAggttaatattttactttattctaactttatattttaaaattttattatttcagactTTTTCACAGGATACCATTAGTGGTGGCCAATCTGGGCATGTCTGAACAACTGGGTTATAAAACCGTATCAGGTTCCTGTGAGTCCACTGGTTTTAGCCGAGCAATAAAAACACACAGGTGAGATTCTTCAGCTGCTTTCCCACTAAACtactattcattttttgaaattaatttttattacacaacaaaataaaaaaggaaaagtaataacCACATATTTCAAATAAACTAGACTATTTTTTACTGTTTCCGTATTTCTTTCTAGCACTTGGCCATTTATAATACACAGAAAAGAGAAGGGTTGTTGTATATCCTGTGTATGTCAACATATATATTCTAAGAGTAAGTAGCTGgcctgaaaataattttctaaggcAGCAATTTAGATCATAAAGGCATAAAATTAGATTGGATATTAAGTAACAACAAAAATACGAGGCTTTAGCCAAGACTCACTCATACTATAGGCTACAGCTATATAGCTAGAACTGTTGTGTGTTCGTTAAGGGAATAGTTAATGTCAGAAATAAcaacactgggggcgcctgggtggcgcagtcggttaagcgtccgacttcagccaggtcacgatctcgcggtccatgagttcgagccccgcgtcgggctctgggctgatggctcagagcctggagcctgtttccgattctgtgtctccctctctctctgcccctcccccgttcatgctctgtctctctctgtcccaaaaataaataaacgttgaaaaaaaaaatttaaaaaaaaaaaaaaaaaaaaaaaaagaaataacaacactGGTACTACAGGGTACTTACTGGAGAATAAgagactagattttatttatttttgtgttccaCAAGAATTAAcagttttaaagaaactgaatataTTAATTCTGAGATGCACAGTTTTACATTTATCTCTAATTGGGATAATTTACAAACTATGCCTTAccgagttttttgtttgttgttgtctttttggTATATAAAATACTGTTGCCTCTTTTAATCAATGATGActtaaattcagtaaaatactttaaaaattgaaaacctttctccccctctctccttcagtctttatttttcttaacgtCTTTTGAGTCTTGGCAGTAGTACGTAAGAGGCTTTGAAGTCTGCTAATGTGAAGATACATGAACTAAGTTTTCTGATTGGTTTTGCTGTGAACAAGTAGGTTGACGAAATGTCCCTGCAAAACCAGTAAAAAGAATCTTCTGTTGCTCCTCAACTACAAATAAGTTTTCGTCATAGTATTAAAATGACTTCTATACATTTGCTTgacaaaatggtaatttttacagctctgaattttttaaagaagatggaTCTTTAAAGGaggtacataaaataaatgaaatgtatgcTTCTTTACAAGAGGAATTAAAGGTAAGTTCACATATCAAACACTTTTAAAGACTACTTCTAGAGTTCATATCAAATTGATAACAAATCTTTTAGGGATAACTTGACATTTGATTAGATTCGTATTTTTCTAATGGTTTAGTTTCAGTAACAAAGACCTCAATCTCAGTGGCCTACAAAAACAAAGGTTTAGTCTCACTCACATTATATCTTGGCTGGAGCTCTGCTCCTGTTCTAAATGTCATCTTTATTCTAGGATCCACACTGAAGGAGCATTCCTTATATGGGACATGCTCTTCTCATGACAAAGGGAAAAGAGCAAGAGCTGGTGGAAATTCACAACAGCTTTAAAACTtctgttcaggggcacctgagtacctcattcagttaagcattcaactttggctcaggtcatgatctcacggctcctgagttcaagtcccgcatcaggctgtgtgctgacagctcagagcctggagcctgctttggattctgtctcctgtctctgtctttctttgcccctctcctgctcatgctgtgtgtgtgtgtgtgtgtgtgtgtgtgtgtctcaaatataagtaaacattaaaaaaaattttttttaattaaaaaccaaaaaacaccctTCTGTTCAGAGCTTACATGACACGTCCACTCACATTTCATGGGCCAGATTATATATCCCTATTTCATGGAAGTAGGCAGGGATATATAATCCTTTTACAGGATAAAAAGGGAAGCATGTATTTGAGAACAGAATAATCTACCACAGTactaaattctgtttcattgtaTCAGTTGAGAAGTAGACTTCAGGATGGGATTAGACATGTAAGAGATTAGGCTTGAGAAGGATAAAAGGGAGAGGAACAAGAACAGGCAGGGAGACTTACAATGCTGAGTCTGACAcctgagagaggagacaggatggGAGGACAACTGGGTAGAGAGAGCTTTAGACTACAGggctagaggggcacctgggtggcttagtcagttaagcgtctctcttcagctcaggtcatgatctcacggtttgtgggttcgagccccgcattgggctctgtgctgacagctcagagcctggagcctgtttcggattctgtgtctccctctcactctgcccctcccccaatcacattctgtgtttctctctgtctcaaaaataaataaacattaaaaaaaaaaaaaagactacaggGCTAGAGAGGTGGCTAAGCAAAATTGTCCTACAGGAATGGATTTGTACTAATACCCACTGTGTTTAGTCATTGGTTAAGAGTGGCTGAGGGGAAGTGTGGCTTCAGTAGCTGACCTGAAAGTTTGGTAGCTGGGGCTGTCAGTCAACTATGCTTCCTCCAGTGGAGATCTGAGTAGTATATTCCATGGCCACCGTACTTCTCAATATAGCACACTAAGGGAGAGCACctggtggcacagttggttaagcatccaacttcagctcaggtcatgatctcgtggttcatgagtttgagtcccgcgtcgggctctgtgctgatagtgtggagcctgtttcagatcctctgtctccctcttcctctgctacTCCCccatgtgctctcactctctctctcaaaattaaacattaaaaaaacatatatatatatatatatatatatacatatatatatatacatacacacacaccacactgaAAGAAATAGGGTTAATACATTTTATAGTACTAATGCACACTGGTTTTTAATGTGAATGATAATACAGGAATTTTAGAAAACAGACATGTCCAGAATCCCAACTTGTAACATAACTATTTTCACTTTACCATATTTTCTGGTTTTTCcctaatatatatacacatgctttTATGTAGTTGATGATGTTGGGGACTGTCATGATTTTTATTTGATGTCACTAAGCATTTTTCATGTTGCTACATAGTCTAGTTCTTTTTAATGGCAGAATATTTCATATAGCAATATATTAGAACTCTTATGTCAAAAGTACTAACTTGGGCTAAAATAGGGGATGTAGAGGTATGTTACAGGAGCTGTAGGCAGAAAGCAGCTGAACTTCGGGAAGGAATTGGAACCAAGAGCCAAAATGCTATCAGAACTTTCTTCCCTTTGTGTCTGCACATTGGTTTCTTTCATAGTACCAGTAAAACATAGTTACTTGCTattgtcagtttctttttctttttttaagattttatttttaagcaatctctacgcccagcatggggttcaaacccacaaccccagacaagagtcacacactctaccaactgagccagctaggcgcccctaTTGTCAGTTTCTTAATGTTGTGTTTGGAGTAAATATGCATCTCTCAAAATACTACAgtactttttctttcaaagtaaatgacttaaatatttttgttttttatttctgtgtattacCATGCAGATAACAGATGTGATAAagctgtgtgtgtataaatgggAAGTTAATACATCTGGAAAGCATCTTATAACCTATAAAGCACCATACAAGTGCTTGTTGCATtccttcagaaaatagaaaaataggggcgcctgggtggcgcagtcggttaagcgtccgacttcagccaggtcacgatcttgcggtccgtgagttcgagccccgcgtctggctctgggctgatggctcagagcctgtttccgattctgtgtctccctctctctctgcccttcccccgttcatgctctgtctctctctgtcccaaaaataaataaacgttgaaaaaaaaattaaaaaaaaaaaagaaaatagcaaaataaaaaaatatatatttataaaggctaataataatataaaatccaCAAAGGGCTTTCTGTTATTTATGAACCTAGGCTGTAGTACACCACTTAGAATTTTATCTAcacccttattttattttgcagagtATATGCAAAAAAGTAGAACACAGTGAGCGAGCAGTAGAGAAACTACTAAAGGATGTACACAGATTgaaatgggaaattaaaaaaagaaaacaggcacaAATTCAAGTAGCACGTAAGTAAAAAGTTCACACATCACTGCcttctgtgcttttaaaaaaaaatcctgattgaACAATGGATGAGCCCACTAAACTAACTGATGAACGTATGTACCTTaggattaaaaataattgttttattaatacTCTTAAATCCTACTTAACAAAGAACTCAGTA includes:
- the ABRAXAS1 gene encoding BRCA1-A complex subunit Abraxas 1 isoform X2, whose translation is MRCLVYAIQMITYIIIAKNSFFPDIQKYIPCYQLFSFYNSSGELNEQALKKILSSVKKAVVGWYKFRRHSDQIMTFRERLLHKNLQKHLSSRELVFLLLTPSIITESCSTHRLEHALYKPQKGLFHRIPLVVANLGMSEQLGYKTVSGSCESTGFSRAIKTHSSEFFKEDGSLKEVHKINEMYASLQEELKSICKKVEHSERAVEKLLKDVHRLKWEIKKRKQAQIQVARETVEKDPQENIFLCEALRTFFPDCEFLHSCVISLKNRHISKSSCTANHHLDVIDNLTLMVEYTDIPEASPASSTLQMIKHKALDTDDGWQFKKSRLLETQNKPSKTDTDSSNQEKAYTLSSPETDEEIERMKGSGEYPQSPTF